One window of the Manihot esculenta cultivar AM560-2 chromosome 14, M.esculenta_v8, whole genome shotgun sequence genome contains the following:
- the LOC110600316 gene encoding post-GPI attachment to proteins factor 3 yields the protein MVDRYWIGLSLVLSCLIQVLDASAGDADPAYRACVAQCEQTGCVGQRCFSHCKFSSDGFSIDGPWYMQEPLYLRWKQWDCQSDCRYHCMLDREKERESFGHGPVKYHGKWPFKRVYGIQEPASVALSALNLAMHFHGWLSFFILLYYKLPLKQDKKAYYEYATLWHIYGCISMNSWFWSAVFHSRDVDLTEKLDYSSAVALLGYSLILAILRSFNVKDEAARVMVAAPLLAFVTTHILFINFYKLDYGWNMKVCGTMAVAQLLIWAIWAGVSRHPSRWKLWVVVVGGGLAMFLEIYDFPPYKGFLDAHALWHATTIPLTYIWWSFIRDDAEFRTSHLLKKAK from the exons GATGCTGATCCAGCCTACAG GGCTTGTGTTGCACAATGTGAACAAACAGGATGTGTGGGGCAAAGATGTTTTTCACACTGCAAATTTTCATCAGATGGTTTCTCAATTGATGGTCCATGGTACATGCAAGAGCCTCTTTACTTGCGGTGGAAACAATGGGATTGCCAAAGTGATTGTCGCTACCATTGCATGCTTGATagagaaaaggaaagagaatcATTTGGCCATGGTCCTGTCAAGTACCATGGTAAATGGCCCTTTAAGCGCGTATATGGAATTCAG GAGCCAGCCTCTGTAGCTCTCTCTGCACTCAACCTTGCAATGCATTTCCATGGTTGGCTATCATTTTTTATCCTCCTGTACTATAAATTACCCTTAAAACAAGATAAGAAGGCATACTATGAATATGCAACTCTGTGGCATATCTATGGATGCATATCGATGAACTCCTGGTTCTGGAGTGCTGTTTTCCATAGCCG AGATGTGGACTTGACAGAGAAGTTAGACTACTCTTCTGCAGTGGCATTATTAGGTTACTCACTCATTCTGGCTATACTAAGAAGTTTCAATGTGAAAGATGAAGCAGCAAGGGTCATGGTTGCTGCTCCACTGCTTGCATTTGTGACTACTCATATATTGTTCATCAACTTCTATAAGCTAGACTATG GTTGGAACATGAAAGTTTGTGGCACAATGGCAGTGGCTCAGCTTCTCATTTGGGCAATTTGGGCTGGTGTCAGCCGCCATCCTTCTCGGTGGAAGTTGTGGGTTGTGGTTGTTGGAGGTGGTCTTGCAATGTTCTTAGAAATCTACGATTTCCCTCCATATAAGGGATTCTTGGACGCCCATGCTCTTTGGCATGCAACTACTATCCCTCTTACCTACATTTGGTGGAGTTTCATCAGAGATGACGCCGAGTTCCGTACCTCTCACCTCCTTAAAAAGGCCAAGTAG